From a single Labrenzia sp. PHM005 genomic region:
- a CDS encoding ATP-binding cassette domain-containing protein, whose product MAPPPLLTLRDVQLTFGGTPLLTGAELSVSEGERLCLVGRNGSGKSTLLKIAAGMVEMDNGERFFQPGRTIRYLPQEPDLSAYGSTLDYVNEGLTDGDDPYRGAYLLEVLGLTGKEDPKALSGGEARRAALARTLAPEPDILLLDEPTNHLDLPAIEWLEEELKSLKSAIVLISHDRRFLENLSRATVWIDRGISRRLDKGFAHFEAWRDEVFEQEEIDQQKLAMKIKREEHWMTYGVTARRKRNMRRVRELADLRKQKREHRGPQGTAKLTAAEGEASGKLVIEAKGVTKTYGDRAIVKEFSTRIQRGDRIGLVGPNGAGKTTLLKMLTGDLSPDTGSIRLGTNLEMVTLDQKRENLNPEDSLSSVLTGGRGDMVVIGEETKHVMSYMKDFLFSPEQARTPVGVLSGGERARALLARALASKSNLMVLDEPTNDLDLETLDLLQELLADYKGTALIVSHDRDFLDRVATSVIVSEGSGLWREYAGGYTDMLAQRGEGVTARKVEKAAPAKKEKTTNSNTSADKPKKKSKLSFTQQHLLKSLPEDIEKLEAQLEKLQADMNDPELYAKNPDKFAKLSAQITDLSEKKDSMEEQWLELEMLNEG is encoded by the coding sequence ATGGCCCCTCCCCCGCTTCTGACCCTTCGCGATGTTCAACTAACCTTCGGCGGCACGCCGCTTTTGACCGGCGCGGAACTTTCTGTTTCCGAGGGCGAACGCCTGTGCCTCGTCGGCCGCAACGGGTCCGGCAAGTCGACGCTTTTGAAGATCGCCGCCGGCATGGTGGAGATGGACAACGGGGAACGTTTCTTTCAGCCGGGCCGGACCATCCGCTACCTGCCGCAAGAGCCGGATCTGTCCGCCTATGGGTCGACGCTGGACTACGTCAACGAGGGCCTGACCGACGGTGATGATCCCTACCGCGGCGCTTATCTTCTGGAAGTCCTTGGCTTGACCGGCAAGGAAGATCCCAAAGCGCTGTCCGGCGGCGAAGCCCGGCGCGCGGCCCTTGCCCGCACGCTTGCCCCCGAACCCGACATTCTCTTGCTCGACGAGCCGACCAACCACCTGGATCTTCCGGCAATCGAGTGGCTGGAAGAGGAGCTGAAGAGCCTCAAATCCGCCATCGTTTTGATTTCCCACGACCGTCGCTTTCTGGAAAACTTGTCCCGAGCCACCGTCTGGATCGACCGGGGCATCTCGCGCCGCCTCGACAAGGGGTTTGCGCATTTTGAAGCCTGGCGCGACGAAGTCTTTGAGCAGGAAGAAATCGACCAGCAGAAGCTGGCGATGAAGATCAAGCGCGAAGAGCACTGGATGACCTATGGGGTCACCGCGCGGCGCAAGCGCAACATGCGCCGGGTGCGCGAGCTGGCGGACTTGAGGAAACAAAAGCGGGAGCACCGCGGACCGCAAGGCACCGCCAAGCTGACCGCCGCGGAGGGCGAAGCCTCCGGCAAACTGGTGATCGAAGCCAAAGGCGTCACCAAGACCTATGGCGACCGGGCCATCGTCAAGGAGTTCTCGACCCGCATCCAGCGCGGTGACCGCATCGGCCTTGTCGGCCCCAATGGTGCGGGCAAGACCACGCTTTTGAAGATGCTCACTGGCGACCTGTCGCCCGACACCGGCTCCATTCGCCTTGGCACCAATCTGGAGATGGTGACGCTCGACCAGAAGCGGGAAAACCTCAATCCAGAGGACAGCCTGTCTTCGGTCCTGACCGGCGGGCGCGGCGACATGGTGGTCATCGGCGAGGAAACCAAACATGTCATGTCCTACATGAAAGACTTTTTGTTTTCCCCCGAACAGGCCCGCACGCCGGTCGGTGTACTGTCCGGCGGCGAACGCGCCCGCGCCCTGCTCGCCCGCGCGCTGGCCTCAAAATCCAACCTGATGGTGCTCGACGAGCCGACCAACGACCTCGATCTGGAAACTCTGGACCTCCTGCAAGAGTTGCTTGCGGACTACAAGGGCACGGCGCTGATCGTCTCCCACGACCGTGACTTTCTCGACCGGGTGGCAACGTCGGTGATCGTCTCGGAAGGCAGCGGCCTGTGGCGTGAATATGCTGGTGGCTACACCGATATGCTCGCCCAGCGCGGCGAAGGCGTGACCGCCCGCAAGGTCGAAAAAGCCGCGCCCGCGAAGAAAGAAAAGACCACCAATTCAAATACTTCTGCCGATAAGCCGAAGAAAAAATCCAAACTCAGCTTCACCCAGCAGCACCTTCTTAAATCACTGCCTGAAGATATCGAGAAGCTTGAAGCACAGCTTGAGAAACTTCAGGCCGATATGAACGACCCGGAGCTTTATGCGAAGAACCCTGACAAATTTGCCAAGTTATCAGCGCAAATCACTGACCTTTCTGAGAAAAAGGATTCTATGGAAGAGCAGTGGCTGGAGCTGGAGATGCTGAACGAGGGGTGA
- a CDS encoding GNAT family N-acetyltransferase, which produces MTVFDVSSRTPAASSFVPERPVHLLSAEEADAAVPDLAKLLKDCVEDGAGIGFVLPLTLEKAEAFWRERAADVAGGTAFMLVAKDGAEIAGVVMLCLAPQDNGRHRADVAKLMVHPDHRRKGLARKLMTAIDGLALSLGRWLLVLDTVTGDRAEKLYPTCGYIKVGVIPDYAYGSHEGFDDTTVFYKDLREIIPK; this is translated from the coding sequence ATGACTGTTTTTGACGTTTCTTCTAGGACGCCAGCTGCATCATCCTTTGTTCCCGAGCGGCCGGTTCATTTGCTCTCGGCTGAAGAGGCCGACGCCGCTGTCCCGGACTTGGCTAAGCTTTTGAAAGATTGCGTTGAGGACGGTGCCGGGATTGGCTTTGTCCTGCCACTGACGCTGGAAAAGGCCGAAGCTTTCTGGCGGGAACGTGCTGCAGATGTTGCCGGTGGGACCGCGTTTATGTTGGTTGCCAAGGATGGCGCCGAAATTGCTGGCGTGGTCATGCTGTGCCTTGCCCCCCAGGACAACGGCCGGCATCGGGCGGACGTTGCCAAACTCATGGTACACCCGGATCACCGGCGCAAAGGCCTTGCCCGCAAGTTAATGACGGCCATCGATGGGTTGGCTTTATCACTCGGCCGCTGGTTGCTGGTTCTTGATACTGTCACGGGGGATCGGGCCGAAAAGCTTTATCCCACATGCGGCTACATAAAAGTCGGCGTCATTCCGGACTATGCCTATGGCAGTCACGAAGGGTTCGACGACACAACTGTGTTTTACAAAGATCTCCGGGAAATTATTCCAAAATAG
- a CDS encoding helix-turn-helix domain-containing protein — MADTQENLARRLSNLRKARDWSLEDLAEKSDISRATLSRIERGDTSPTAVALGHLAKAFGLSMAELFGFGPASHDAKVGLHDQIVWQDPETGFLRRSVSPAVSGFRGSVIEGTLPAGAIISYSVPPLPDLEHHLVLLEGNLCVTLGEKRHDLQAGDCLRFRLNSPNSYHAPGPDSARYLLTVITP, encoded by the coding sequence GTGGCCGACACACAGGAAAATCTTGCCAGAAGGCTGAGCAACTTGCGCAAAGCGCGCGATTGGTCGCTCGAAGACCTGGCGGAAAAATCAGACATTAGCCGGGCGACCCTGTCCCGGATCGAGCGCGGCGATACCAGCCCGACCGCTGTGGCGCTGGGGCACTTGGCCAAAGCTTTTGGTCTATCCATGGCGGAGTTATTCGGGTTTGGGCCTGCGTCCCACGATGCCAAAGTAGGGCTTCATGATCAGATAGTCTGGCAGGATCCGGAAACAGGATTTTTAAGGCGCAGCGTGTCACCTGCCGTCTCTGGATTTCGCGGCAGTGTTATCGAGGGAACTCTGCCGGCCGGCGCCATCATCTCCTATTCCGTGCCACCGTTGCCTGATTTGGAACATCACCTGGTGCTGTTGGAGGGAAACCTCTGCGTAACCCTCGGCGAAAAGCGTCATGATCTTCAAGCCGGAGATTGTCTGCGGTTTCGTCTGAATTCTCCAAATTCTTACCATGCGCCTGGACCGGATTCCGCGCGTTATCTTTTGACGGTGATCACCCCATGA
- a CDS encoding rhodanese-like domain-containing protein has product MRSQLLGLTAAVLLLPFTGAAVNAEGELKISGDNTVVTIQTEDGAVDITRTKTDAALIGGVLQPMVPVPGVTPVGELEVIDALKTGSAKVVDMRTLEWRTQATIPGSMHIPYTEVAMRLDEFGCSGGQGSWDCSKAENVIAFCNGPACPQSPVAIKAMAREGYPVDKIFYYRGGMQDWMVMGLTTAEDMF; this is encoded by the coding sequence ATGCGCAGTCAACTTCTTGGACTAACTGCCGCGGTTTTATTGCTGCCGTTCACCGGCGCCGCAGTGAACGCGGAAGGGGAACTTAAAATCTCCGGCGACAATACGGTGGTGACCATCCAGACAGAGGATGGCGCGGTCGACATCACGCGAACCAAAACCGACGCAGCGCTGATTGGCGGCGTGTTGCAGCCAATGGTGCCGGTTCCCGGTGTCACACCCGTCGGTGAACTGGAAGTCATTGACGCCTTGAAGACCGGCAGTGCCAAGGTCGTCGATATGCGCACGTTGGAATGGCGCACGCAGGCGACCATTCCGGGCAGCATGCATATTCCTTATACCGAAGTGGCCATGCGGCTCGACGAATTTGGCTGCAGCGGCGGGCAGGGCAGCTGGGACTGTTCAAAGGCTGAGAATGTAATTGCCTTTTGCAACGGTCCAGCCTGTCCGCAAAGCCCGGTCGCGATCAAGGCAATGGCGCGGGAAGGCTATCCGGTCGATAAAATCTTCTACTACCGGGGCGGCATGCAGGACTGGATGGTTATGGGTCTGACCACAGCCGAGGATATGTTTTAA
- the fabF gene encoding beta-ketoacyl-ACP synthase II gives MRRVVVTGIGVVSPIGTGVDAFWSRVVEGANGIRRITKFDASDLACQIAGEVPTIEEDALGFDVNAALDAREQRRTDRFIHFALAAAGEALTQAGWSPETDEEKNRTGTIIGTGVGGFPAMTAGTRLVDEKGPRRASPFLVPSFLANLAAGQVSIRHGLKGPIGAPVTACAASLQALGDAARIIRSGEADVMVAGGTEACIDRVSYAGFCAAKAMSSKRNEDPANASRPFDQDRDGFIMGEGAGILILEDYEHAIARGATILVELKGYGTSADAHHVTASPADGEGGLRAMKQALATANLTPADIGYVNAHSTSTPVGDAAEVASLNTLFEGRGKDLAVSSSKSMFGHLLGAAGAVEAIACVKALTTGQLPPSRNLVNPDEAMTKFELVPDKAIDRQVDHVLTNGFGFGGVNASAVFSRV, from the coding sequence ATGAGACGAGTGGTCGTGACGGGGATTGGCGTGGTGTCTCCGATTGGAACCGGCGTAGATGCATTTTGGAGCCGGGTTGTCGAAGGGGCCAACGGCATCCGGCGCATTACGAAATTCGATGCCAGTGATCTTGCCTGCCAGATTGCCGGCGAAGTGCCGACAATTGAAGAGGACGCGCTTGGTTTTGATGTCAATGCCGCGCTCGATGCCCGCGAACAACGGCGGACCGACCGGTTTATTCACTTTGCCTTGGCTGCAGCCGGTGAAGCTTTGACTCAGGCCGGTTGGTCGCCTGAAACCGATGAAGAAAAGAACCGGACCGGAACGATCATCGGAACCGGTGTTGGCGGCTTTCCGGCGATGACCGCTGGAACCCGCCTTGTCGATGAGAAAGGTCCGCGCCGGGCGTCACCGTTTTTGGTGCCGTCGTTCCTCGCCAATCTGGCCGCCGGCCAAGTGTCGATCCGTCATGGGCTCAAAGGACCTATCGGCGCGCCAGTGACTGCCTGTGCTGCCAGCTTGCAAGCGCTCGGGGATGCGGCCCGCATCATCCGAAGCGGTGAAGCCGACGTCATGGTCGCCGGCGGCACGGAAGCCTGTATTGATCGTGTGTCTTATGCCGGTTTCTGCGCAGCCAAGGCGATGTCGTCCAAACGCAACGAGGATCCAGCCAATGCATCCCGGCCGTTCGACCAGGACCGTGACGGGTTCATCATGGGCGAAGGCGCGGGTATTCTCATTCTGGAGGACTATGAGCACGCCATTGCGCGCGGTGCCACTATCCTCGTGGAGCTTAAGGGGTATGGCACATCGGCCGATGCGCATCACGTCACCGCGTCTCCTGCTGATGGTGAAGGCGGATTGCGGGCAATGAAACAGGCGCTTGCGACTGCAAATCTGACACCGGCCGACATTGGTTATGTCAATGCGCATTCCACCTCGACCCCTGTCGGGGATGCTGCGGAGGTCGCTTCACTGAACACATTGTTTGAGGGACGTGGCAAGGACCTCGCCGTGTCTTCCTCAAAATCCATGTTCGGTCATTTGCTGGGGGCAGCTGGCGCCGTCGAAGCCATTGCCTGTGTCAAGGCGCTGACCACCGGCCAGTTGCCGCCGTCGCGCAATCTGGTCAATCCGGATGAGGCTATGACCAAGTTCGAGTTGGTGCCGGACAAAGCGATCGACCGCCAGGTTGATCATGTTTTGACCAATGGTTTCGGGTTCGGCGGTGTCAACGCCAGTGCGGTTTTCTCGCGGGTCTGA
- a CDS encoding MarR family winged helix-turn-helix transcriptional regulator codes for MAEDDFSLCVLTNARKAARSVSRYYDQMARQTGFTSGQFSVLVTVREHDGLTTAELAERLSMERTTLVRNVALLEKKGLLLSRSAEDARGKAFTITGQGNAMVESALPLWREAQGHVRELLGEEDFLTAVRLLKRLSQV; via the coding sequence ATGGCTGAAGATGATTTTTCCCTTTGTGTTTTAACCAATGCCCGCAAAGCCGCGCGCTCTGTCAGCCGGTATTATGATCAGATGGCGCGTCAGACCGGATTCACGTCCGGCCAGTTTTCGGTGCTGGTCACAGTACGCGAGCACGATGGATTGACCACGGCAGAACTGGCCGAACGGTTGTCTATGGAGCGAACCACTCTGGTTCGCAATGTTGCGCTTTTGGAAAAAAAGGGCCTTCTCCTCAGCCGTTCTGCGGAAGATGCAAGAGGCAAGGCGTTTACCATCACCGGGCAAGGCAATGCCATGGTCGAAAGCGCGCTGCCGTTGTGGCGGGAGGCCCAGGGGCATGTGCGAGAGCTGTTAGGTGAGGAAGATTTTTTGACAGCTGTCCGCCTGCTGAAGCGCTTATCGCAGGTCTAA
- a CDS encoding HdeD family acid-resistance protein: MADAVQTMEDMKTKIQENWGWFLALGIALVLGGIILIAAPLATSIAVTILIAAVLFVGGLVQIYHAFKTQGTAAFLWDLITGVIAVIGGIVIYVNPLAGTFALTLVIAAIFAAQGVSQILLAFKLRPHEGWVWVLIAGVVSLAAGIMIWMDLPGSAAWALGLIAGISVLVNGWSYIAIALAARAIKS, translated from the coding sequence ATGGCCGACGCTGTTCAGACTATGGAAGATATGAAAACCAAAATCCAGGAGAACTGGGGCTGGTTTCTGGCCCTCGGCATCGCATTGGTGCTTGGTGGAATCATTCTGATTGCCGCACCGCTGGCGACCTCGATTGCGGTGACGATCCTGATTGCCGCCGTCCTGTTCGTTGGCGGTTTGGTGCAGATCTATCACGCCTTCAAAACTCAAGGCACAGCGGCGTTTTTGTGGGATCTAATCACCGGCGTCATCGCTGTCATTGGCGGGATCGTGATTTATGTAAATCCGCTAGCCGGCACTTTCGCCCTGACCCTGGTGATTGCGGCGATCTTTGCGGCTCAAGGTGTCAGCCAGATCCTGCTGGCCTTCAAGCTGCGCCCGCATGAAGGCTGGGTCTGGGTGCTGATAGCCGGAGTTGTCTCGCTCGCTGCCGGTATCATGATCTGGATGGATCTTCCAGGCTCAGCTGCCTGGGCACTTGGTTTGATCGCCGGCATTTCGGTCCTGGTCAACGGCTGGAGTTACATCGCAATCGCCCTGGCCGCCCGCGCTATTAAGTCCTGA
- a CDS encoding TauD/TfdA family dioxygenase: MTSVNLRGETRVLHVAWADGTSADFPYLWLRDNCPSGFHPQTHERQFDLTSIPTNLGIEKAEVDGEAILIKWDQEDHQSRFDPDWLKAHLPGSGLSDPANVPPTLWRGDCAPSTLPRISASKLMNDDGALLDFLIATKKTGLAIVDGMADDRDAGMTAAKRIGFLRETNFGVTFEVRSMPNPNNLAYTSHALPLHTDLANQELPPGFQFLHCLANDAEGGGSTFCDGFAIAEDLRQNDPEAFDLLSQTPVPFRFHDDNYDIRRHQTVIDLDAFGNLQELHFNAHLAGVFDLPAEKMEAYYRAYRKIMAMTRSDDYVITTRLEGGEMVIFDNRRVLHGRAAFDPNTGYRHLRGCYVDRGEFDSKIRVLSR; the protein is encoded by the coding sequence ATGACATCTGTAAATTTGCGCGGCGAAACCCGCGTGCTTCATGTTGCCTGGGCGGACGGCACCAGCGCGGACTTTCCTTACCTTTGGCTGCGGGACAATTGCCCGAGCGGCTTTCATCCCCAAACCCACGAGCGCCAGTTTGATCTGACCAGCATACCGACCAATCTTGGCATCGAGAAAGCTGAAGTAGACGGTGAAGCTATTCTGATCAAATGGGATCAGGAAGACCATCAAAGCCGGTTCGATCCAGATTGGTTGAAGGCGCACCTACCGGGAAGCGGCTTGAGCGACCCAGCCAATGTCCCGCCGACTTTGTGGCGCGGCGATTGTGCGCCCTCGACCCTGCCGCGGATCAGCGCTTCAAAACTCATGAACGATGACGGCGCTCTTTTAGATTTTCTGATTGCCACCAAAAAAACCGGTCTCGCAATTGTTGATGGCATGGCGGATGACCGGGATGCCGGTATGACAGCCGCCAAGCGGATCGGTTTCCTGCGCGAGACGAATTTCGGCGTGACTTTCGAAGTCCGGTCGATGCCGAACCCGAACAACCTTGCCTATACCTCTCATGCGCTGCCGCTGCACACTGATCTGGCAAACCAGGAATTGCCCCCGGGGTTTCAGTTCCTGCATTGCCTGGCAAATGATGCAGAAGGCGGCGGTTCAACTTTTTGCGACGGTTTTGCCATTGCCGAGGATCTGCGCCAGAACGATCCTGAGGCCTTCGACCTTCTGTCCCAGACACCGGTGCCGTTCCGTTTTCACGACGACAACTACGACATCCGCCGCCATCAAACGGTGATTGATCTGGATGCCTTCGGCAATCTGCAGGAACTGCATTTCAATGCGCACCTGGCCGGTGTCTTTGACCTACCAGCGGAGAAAATGGAGGCCTATTACCGGGCTTACCGGAAGATCATGGCGATGACCCGGTCGGACGACTATGTCATCACAACCCGCCTGGAAGGCGGCGAAATGGTGATCTTCGACAATCGCCGTGTTCTGCACGGCCGCGCGGCCTTTGACCCCAACACCGGCTACCGCCACCTTCGCGGCTGCTACGTCGACCGGGGTGAATTCGACAGCAAGATCCGGGTCTTGAGCAGGTAG
- a CDS encoding pseudouridine synthase: protein MRLVKLLANLGYGSRKEMQQAIRNGWATDKDGNTLKADSKTPHEDILFDDEPIDPAQGVVILMNKPLGYTCSIKDHGRLVYDLLPDRYRLRKPVLSTIGRLDKETSGALLFTDDGTFLHRVISPKSNVPKVYEVTLDRPLKGDEAALFASGEMMLESEVKPLKPAELEVLEETHARLTLHEGRYHQVRRMFAATGNHVTDLSRSRIGALGVAGLEEGGWKILTENDKALIFS from the coding sequence ATGAGATTGGTCAAGCTTCTCGCCAATTTGGGCTATGGCAGCCGCAAGGAAATGCAGCAGGCGATCCGTAATGGCTGGGCAACTGATAAGGACGGAAATACGCTCAAAGCCGACAGCAAGACGCCGCATGAAGACATTCTCTTTGATGATGAGCCGATCGACCCGGCCCAAGGTGTTGTCATCCTGATGAACAAGCCGCTCGGCTACACATGTTCAATCAAGGATCACGGACGGCTGGTCTATGACCTTCTGCCGGACCGTTACCGATTGCGCAAACCGGTGCTGTCAACCATCGGTCGGCTCGACAAGGAAACTTCTGGGGCGCTGCTTTTTACGGATGATGGTACGTTCCTGCACCGGGTGATTTCACCGAAATCCAACGTGCCGAAGGTCTATGAGGTGACGCTCGACCGGCCGCTGAAGGGCGATGAGGCAGCGCTCTTTGCCTCCGGCGAGATGATGCTGGAAAGTGAAGTGAAACCTTTGAAGCCGGCGGAACTTGAGGTCTTGGAGGAGACCCATGCCCGGCTGACCCTTCACGAAGGCCGCTATCATCAGGTCCGCCGCATGTTCGCCGCTACCGGCAACCACGTCACGGACCTCTCCCGCAGCCGGATCGGCGCGCTGGGCGTGGCGGGACTGGAAGAGGGGGGCTGGAAGATCCTCACCGAAAACGACAAGGCGCTGATTTTTTCCTGA
- a CDS encoding class I SAM-dependent methyltransferase produces MSDPALETLILPISSGDVELPEAARLLMLRARAGRPLNELNGHSLLCEQSFAPDRDALQKAGYKVEAETEEKDFDAVLVLPGRQRQEARALLARAASKVKAGGFVIACAPNTEGAKTLEQDFAALLGSADKLSKNKCRVVWGQVEPDTLDAALLKDWQELDSPRPVLDGAYVSRPGVFAWDRIDPASKLLANHLPDTLSGRGADLGSGFGFLSRMVLEKAPKVAAMDLYEAEKRALDLAEENLSGFKGKKALTGIWSDVTKGIEGPYDFLVSNPPFHQSGKADRADVGQGFIRAAAQGLRSGGVFYLVANRHLPYERTLGDVFDRVEMLADEGGYKVIKATKGKGAR; encoded by the coding sequence ATGTCCGATCCCGCCCTAGAAACACTCATCCTGCCGATATCCTCCGGCGATGTGGAACTGCCGGAGGCAGCCCGCTTGTTGATGCTCAGGGCAAGGGCTGGCCGCCCGCTGAATGAGCTCAACGGTCACAGCCTTTTGTGCGAGCAAAGTTTTGCGCCGGACCGGGATGCTCTGCAAAAGGCCGGATACAAGGTCGAGGCGGAAACGGAAGAAAAAGACTTCGATGCGGTTCTGGTTTTGCCTGGCCGTCAGCGTCAGGAAGCCAGGGCTCTGCTGGCTCGTGCCGCGTCAAAGGTGAAAGCCGGCGGTTTTGTCATTGCCTGTGCGCCAAATACGGAAGGTGCCAAAACGCTAGAGCAGGATTTTGCGGCTCTTTTGGGCAGCGCGGATAAGCTTTCCAAGAACAAATGCCGGGTGGTCTGGGGACAGGTCGAACCGGACACTCTAGACGCGGCGCTGTTGAAAGATTGGCAGGAGCTCGACTCGCCCCGCCCGGTTCTGGATGGCGCCTATGTCAGCCGTCCAGGCGTTTTCGCCTGGGACCGGATTGATCCGGCGTCCAAGCTGCTGGCAAACCACCTGCCGGACACGCTTAGCGGCCGCGGGGCAGATTTGGGGTCTGGTTTCGGATTTCTCAGCCGCATGGTTCTGGAAAAGGCACCGAAGGTTGCCGCCATGGATCTTTATGAAGCCGAAAAACGGGCGCTTGATCTGGCTGAAGAAAACCTGTCCGGCTTTAAAGGCAAGAAGGCCCTAACCGGCATCTGGTCGGATGTCACCAAGGGCATAGAGGGGCCGTATGATTTTCTGGTGTCCAATCCGCCGTTCCACCAGTCTGGAAAAGCCGACCGGGCCGATGTTGGGCAAGGATTTATCCGGGCGGCGGCGCAGGGGCTGCGCTCCGGTGGGGTCTTCTATCTGGTCGCCAACCGGCATCTCCCCTATGAGCGGACGCTCGGGGACGTGTTTGACCGGGTGGAAATGCTGGCCGATGAGGGCGGCTACAAAGTGATCAAGGCCACCAAGGGCAAGGGAGCGCGCTGA
- a CDS encoding GDYXXLXY domain-containing protein codes for MSTTETLEKPAPPLSFLPPYVKWGLLALIQLALISVPLIDRLQVQMSGQEVKLELIPVDPRDLLRGDYVIINLAISRLAADLPGADGLEEGDTVYVTLEPGENGLMAATSVSKDEDTSDLVRIAGKVQSATGEEIRVDYGIDAFFLPEGEGLVIERLDRERVQLVVAVTDDGRSLPLRLLVDGKPFKSDAAF; via the coding sequence ATGAGCACGACAGAAACACTTGAAAAACCGGCACCACCACTTTCGTTCCTGCCGCCCTATGTCAAATGGGGACTGCTGGCTCTCATCCAGCTGGCGTTGATTTCAGTGCCCCTGATCGACCGGCTCCAGGTCCAGATGAGTGGGCAGGAAGTCAAGCTGGAACTCATTCCAGTTGACCCGAGAGATCTGTTGCGCGGCGACTATGTGATCATCAACCTTGCAATTAGCCGCTTGGCTGCGGATCTGCCAGGTGCAGACGGCTTGGAAGAAGGGGACACCGTTTATGTGACTTTGGAACCGGGTGAAAACGGTTTGATGGCGGCTACCTCAGTTAGCAAAGATGAAGACACATCCGATCTGGTGCGCATTGCGGGCAAGGTCCAATCCGCAACCGGCGAAGAGATCCGGGTGGACTATGGCATTGATGCGTTCTTCTTGCCGGAGGGTGAGGGGCTCGTGATCGAGCGGCTGGACCGGGAACGGGTGCAGCTGGTCGTTGCTGTAACCGACGACGGCCGCTCCTTGCCGTTGCGCCTCCTGGTTGACGGAAAACCGTTCAAATCCGACGCCGCCTTTTGA
- a CDS encoding DUF2157 domain-containing protein, whose amino-acid sequence MFDWAYKKRLRDDLENWVGKGWLTPDGAAAILRDQEQEDGRSKLPMALAGIGMVCVALALFAFIAANWGLIPKTIKLVGIAVLVIGANLLAAEAAKRGRSGLSDLATGFATLVFVGGMALVGQIFHLPSDWAGGALLVCLGALAGAWLTGSITSLVVAALAAVSWQTSRMWFEASSTTDTLISIALLATVFLHPFIYPARISRFAAIALLLVTYGRWFGEIAERLPGGDDTVGAMVLAGFGGLFATMIQAGPIGDLFVKWSSYKPVKTHAHWLMLRALQDVGFMMLCALVFLAMIAAPEFDDTMHLSGALALPAILPLAAAILLCVAGLLLSFKTEKSLALFAAVGLGLIACLVPIILPNILVVSALCLAALIGFCALGTWYNNRFWMLCAYLALTAVALWLLEVTIGSLLGQSVFFLVAGVVLLGMALWLGRLLRRKPMPAPAGEAQG is encoded by the coding sequence ATGTTCGATTGGGCTTATAAAAAACGCTTGCGGGACGACCTCGAAAATTGGGTCGGCAAGGGCTGGCTGACCCCGGACGGAGCCGCTGCCATCTTGCGCGATCAGGAGCAGGAAGACGGCCGCTCGAAATTGCCAATGGCCCTTGCCGGGATCGGCATGGTGTGTGTGGCGCTGGCCCTGTTTGCTTTTATCGCTGCCAATTGGGGGCTCATTCCCAAAACGATCAAACTCGTCGGCATTGCTGTGTTGGTGATCGGTGCCAATCTTTTGGCAGCAGAGGCGGCCAAGCGCGGGCGCTCCGGTCTTTCCGATTTGGCGACTGGCTTTGCGACTCTGGTTTTTGTTGGCGGCATGGCGCTGGTCGGCCAAATCTTTCATTTGCCGTCCGACTGGGCCGGTGGGGCGCTGCTGGTTTGCTTGGGCGCATTGGCTGGGGCCTGGCTGACCGGATCAATCACATCACTGGTCGTAGCTGCGCTGGCTGCCGTTTCCTGGCAAACCTCCCGCATGTGGTTCGAAGCATCTTCAACGACCGACACTTTGATCAGCATTGCGCTCCTGGCAACTGTCTTCCTGCATCCCTTTATTTATCCGGCCCGGATCAGCCGGTTTGCCGCCATAGCCTTGCTTTTGGTGACTTATGGCCGCTGGTTCGGCGAGATTGCCGAGCGGTTGCCGGGTGGAGATGACACCGTTGGAGCGATGGTGTTGGCCGGCTTTGGCGGCCTGTTCGCCACGATGATCCAGGCCGGACCGATTGGCGATCTTTTTGTCAAATGGTCGAGCTACAAACCAGTCAAAACCCATGCCCATTGGTTGATGTTGCGTGCGCTGCAGGACGTCGGTTTCATGATGCTGTGCGCACTCGTTTTTCTCGCCATGATCGCTGCGCCGGAGTTTGACGATACAATGCATCTATCGGGTGCCTTGGCGCTTCCGGCGATCTTGCCGCTGGCCGCCGCAATTCTCCTTTGCGTTGCCGGTTTGCTGTTGTCCTTCAAGACGGAGAAATCCCTGGCGTTGTTTGCGGCGGTTGGACTGGGACTGATCGCCTGTTTGGTTCCGATTATTCTGCCCAACATCCTGGTTGTTTCGGCGCTCTGTCTTGCTGCCTTGATCGGGTTCTGCGCGCTTGGCACTTGGTATAACAACCGTTTCTGGATGCTCTGCGCATATCTGGCTCTGACGGCTGTCGCCTTGTGGCTGCTGGAAGTCACCATCGGCTCGCTTCTTGGGCAATCGGTGTTCTTCCTGGTAGCAGGTGTTGTTCTCTTGGGGATGGCACTCTGGCTTGGCAGGCTTTTGCGCCGGAAGCCCATGCCCGCTCCGGCAGGAGAGGCGCAAGGATGA